The Fructilactobacillus ixorae genome has a window encoding:
- a CDS encoding cation diffusion facilitator family transporter — MPEREEQLTGRRFLSVTLLNSAITLLEFIGGVLSGSLSLLSDAAHNLGDSLSIIFSYGAHVLSKRKQTRVNTYGFKRAEILAALFNALFLVLLSLFLLGEAVIRIWHPAPVESGVMIWVAVISAAANLLSTGLLNRGAQHNLNLKATYLHLLSDALASLGIIVGGGLILWTGWTFIDPLITMVVAVYIMVESWPVIKKTVSILMECAPHLDYAAINRDLLAIPGVKKVHHVHALMVDENSIVFSAHVNMDNMELNEVQQLYAQINRVLQDRYQIEHVTIQPETTQGADEAFFYDRDYDI; from the coding sequence ATGCCAGAACGAGAAGAACAACTAACGGGGCGGCGTTTTTTAAGCGTGACGTTGTTAAATTCGGCAATTACGCTCCTAGAGTTTATCGGGGGAGTGCTGTCGGGCAGTTTGTCGTTACTGTCTGACGCGGCCCATAACCTAGGAGATTCGTTGTCAATCATCTTTAGTTATGGGGCTCACGTGCTGAGTAAGCGAAAGCAAACGCGGGTGAATACCTACGGGTTTAAACGGGCCGAGATTCTGGCAGCCCTGTTTAACGCGCTCTTTTTGGTCCTGCTGTCGCTCTTTTTACTAGGGGAAGCTGTCATTCGGATCTGGCACCCGGCGCCCGTTGAAAGTGGCGTGATGATCTGGGTGGCGGTAATTAGTGCGGCTGCGAATCTCTTGTCAACTGGGCTCCTAAACCGGGGTGCGCAGCATAATTTAAACCTGAAGGCGACCTACCTCCATTTGTTAAGTGACGCGCTAGCCTCGTTAGGGATTATCGTTGGTGGGGGGCTAATCCTCTGGACCGGCTGGACCTTCATTGATCCCCTGATTACGATGGTGGTGGCGGTTTACATTATGGTGGAAAGCTGGCCGGTCATCAAAAAGACGGTGTCGATTTTAATGGAGTGTGCGCCGCACCTAGATTACGCCGCAATTAACCGCGACTTACTGGCGATTCCCGGTGTAAAGAAGGTGCACCACGTGCACGCCTTGATGGTTGATGAAAATAGCATCGTGTTTTCGGCCCACGTGAACATGGACAACATGGAGCTGAACGAGGTGCAACAGCTGTATGCCCAGATTAACCGGGTCTTACAGGATCGCTATCAGATTGAGCATGTGACCATTCAACCAGAAACGACGCAGGGTGCTGATGAAGCCTTCTTTTATGACCGTGATTATGATATTTAG
- a CDS encoding nucleoside 2-deoxyribosyltransferase, which yields MAQIYLAGPFFSEDQIARIEKVEQALTSNPTVRDFFSPRKHQSTQHAQFTKPWATEIYQADIKNLRAAEAVVAIIDFTEDHVDSGTAFEIGYAVQLGTPVIVLHEKTGTVNLMIGESLHAYLTSPAALSDYDFNTLPANEYDGEFI from the coding sequence ATGGCACAAATTTATTTAGCTGGTCCATTTTTTAGCGAGGATCAGATTGCACGCATTGAGAAAGTGGAACAGGCGTTGACGTCCAACCCCACGGTTCGGGACTTTTTCTCCCCCCGTAAGCACCAATCCACCCAGCATGCCCAGTTTACGAAACCCTGGGCCACTGAAATTTACCAGGCGGATATCAAAAATTTGCGGGCTGCGGAGGCGGTAGTGGCCATCATTGATTTTACCGAGGACCACGTGGATAGTGGTACGGCCTTTGAGATCGGTTATGCGGTTCAATTGGGGACGCCGGTTATCGTGCTCCATGAAAAGACCGGCACGGTTAACCTCATGATTGGGGAAAGTTTGCATGCCTACTTAACGAGTCCGGCAGCCCTTTCCGACTATGACTTTAACACCCTTCCCGCTAACGAATACGATGGTGAATTCATTTAA
- a CDS encoding RluA family pseudouridine synthase gives MQAQFQNHTAGFLSVKKLLTTAGVSNRLYQEVKRQPESLLVNGTLVTPTRLIAPAETLTVTFPPELSDPNVPASQGPLAIVFEDDHWLVLNKPAGLTSVPGPTNRTDTLVNRVKGHLIAAGATDLRPHVITRLDRFTSGLVLVAKDRLANSYANQALAQHALHKEYQAVVTGQLDQPHGVLDFPIGRVGTEIARQVTANGQAARTEYWVEKAGATCTRVRVQLHTGRTHQIRVHFAFVGHPLLGDQLYGGPVYQGMTRQALHAAQLRFDDPFVGQERNFTAPLPADMLKYE, from the coding sequence ATGCAAGCCCAGTTTCAAAATCACACGGCAGGATTCCTGTCCGTTAAAAAATTATTAACCACAGCGGGCGTCAGTAACCGCCTGTATCAAGAAGTGAAACGGCAGCCAGAGAGCCTGTTGGTCAACGGAACCCTAGTTACCCCGACCCGGTTAATTGCGCCCGCAGAAACCCTAACCGTCACCTTTCCCCCCGAACTTAGTGATCCAAACGTGCCGGCCAGTCAGGGACCCCTAGCGATTGTGTTTGAAGACGATCACTGGTTGGTGCTGAATAAGCCGGCGGGGTTAACCAGCGTCCCCGGGCCTACGAACCGCACCGATACGTTGGTGAATCGGGTCAAAGGGCATTTGATCGCTGCCGGTGCCACCGATTTACGCCCCCACGTGATTACCCGCCTCGACCGCTTTACCAGTGGCTTGGTGCTGGTAGCCAAGGATCGGCTCGCCAATAGCTACGCAAACCAGGCTCTCGCCCAGCACGCCCTTCACAAGGAATACCAGGCCGTGGTGACTGGCCAGCTTGATCAGCCCCATGGCGTGCTTGACTTTCCGATTGGACGGGTTGGAACAGAGATTGCCCGACAGGTGACTGCAAACGGTCAGGCCGCGCGGACCGAATACTGGGTGGAAAAGGCGGGAGCAACCTGTACCCGGGTTCGAGTGCAGTTGCACACGGGGCGGACGCACCAAATTCGGGTCCACTTTGCGTTTGTGGGGCATCCCTTACTCGGGGACCAACTATACGGTGGGCCGGTTTATCAGGGGATGACCCGGCAGGCCCTCCATGCGGCGCAACTGCGTTTTGATGACCCCTTTGTGGGGCAGGAGCGGAATTTTACGGCGCCCCTGCCAGCAGATATGCTAAAATATGAGTGA
- a CDS encoding MFS transporter, with amino-acid sequence MAKMKRFKFSDLVRGTYSPMMRFSLLAVSLVLASSLSVSAAVPQWEKAFPGHSYSAIEIIATMPSLAVIIMLLLSNWVAKYMKPKRTVLVGLGISGVFGIIPLVATNYYVVLLSRFCFGIGLGLINGLAVSLIGTFFEGKLKDRLMGYRSGFEMLGNAICAYIAGALLVDYGWHSSFLVYALAFPVAGLFYYFVPEPKEEPKMEVDQHSPRLNPDVVFWTMLLAAYQVTYVGATVRLSSFIENTHIGTIAQSAMIISIAPFFGLMGGILFGNALSSFRKFMLPFALIATGVSQLIVGFAHSFFTAALGMFLVTMLDTMVVTYILNVATDIAPKGTLNVTTSILLIGSNVGIFLAPVVLGSINQVFSSNSPRLAFWVSGIGLLIMGGIGIYDLLFIRHKLFR; translated from the coding sequence ATGGCAAAGATGAAACGGTTCAAATTTTCAGATTTGGTACGGGGGACGTATTCGCCAATGATGCGGTTTTCCCTGTTAGCAGTTTCACTGGTCCTCGCGAGTTCATTATCAGTATCGGCGGCGGTGCCTCAGTGGGAGAAGGCCTTTCCGGGGCATTCGTATTCCGCCATTGAAATCATTGCCACGATGCCATCCCTCGCTGTAATCATCATGTTGCTGTTGAGCAACTGGGTTGCCAAGTACATGAAACCCAAACGCACGGTGTTAGTCGGGCTCGGCATCAGTGGGGTGTTTGGGATCATCCCGCTGGTAGCGACCAACTACTACGTGGTGCTCTTGTCCCGGTTCTGCTTTGGAATTGGGCTCGGGTTAATTAACGGCCTCGCGGTTAGTTTGATTGGAACCTTCTTTGAAGGGAAACTGAAAGACCGCCTTATGGGGTACCGTAGTGGGTTTGAAATGCTTGGGAATGCCATTTGTGCCTACATTGCCGGGGCCCTGTTAGTTGATTACGGTTGGCACAGTTCGTTTCTTGTGTACGCCCTGGCCTTTCCGGTCGCAGGCTTGTTCTATTACTTTGTTCCAGAACCAAAGGAAGAGCCCAAAATGGAAGTGGATCAGCACTCACCACGGCTCAATCCGGACGTTGTGTTTTGGACGATGTTACTAGCGGCCTACCAAGTAACTTACGTGGGAGCAACGGTTCGGTTGTCGTCGTTTATTGAAAATACTCACATCGGAACGATTGCACAATCGGCTATGATTATCAGTATTGCCCCGTTCTTTGGACTGATGGGGGGGATCCTGTTTGGAAACGCCCTGAGTTCCTTTCGGAAGTTCATGTTGCCGTTTGCTCTGATTGCCACGGGAGTTAGTCAGTTAATCGTCGGGTTCGCGCACAGCTTCTTTACGGCAGCCCTAGGGATGTTCTTGGTAACGATGCTGGATACAATGGTGGTGACCTACATCTTGAACGTGGCAACGGACATTGCCCCTAAGGGAACTTTAAACGTGACCACTTCCATCCTGTTAATCGGGAGTAACGTTGGGATTTTTCTAGCGCCCGTGGTCTTAGGCAGTATCAATCAGGTCTTTAGTTCCAACAGTCCCCGGTTGGCCTTTTGGGTCTCTGGGATTGGCTTGTTAATTATGGGGGGCATCGGGATTTACGATCTCCTCTTCATTCGCCACAAGCTGTTTCGCTAA
- a CDS encoding DUF4097 family beta strand repeat-containing protein, protein MYKKTIGVAVLGLALAAVPTVLTPPSSLAASSQTQTVKNTAQLDTLAVNVPAQVTVKSGTEFTVQSNFQGQQKPEVSKNGDHIEVTFKDQKRWDAIKNTHQSKHQVVITLPKITKPKTVKINSGPLNFKTSTPIQNFQASSNGSNLTLNQAHFKVTKLESANGDVRSKDSDLGQTSIKSASGDVYFKNTKAQSIQIESGSGDVAFEKVDADRPVKINSSAGDIALNQTNLTKVTLNSGSGEIETHDLIAKDLTLNSGSGDVTMTSQKPATYDRLKLNSESGDVQIKNAKINHSSINPDGGDLDLQHVSIKHKEDQNN, encoded by the coding sequence ATGTACAAAAAAACCATCGGGGTGGCCGTGCTCGGCCTCGCCCTGGCGGCCGTCCCCACCGTCCTGACCCCACCTTCATCACTGGCGGCCAGCTCACAAACCCAAACAGTCAAAAATACCGCCCAGCTCGATACCTTAGCGGTCAACGTGCCGGCACAGGTCACCGTGAAATCAGGAACCGAATTTACCGTGCAATCAAACTTTCAGGGACAACAAAAACCCGAAGTTAGTAAAAACGGCGATCACATCGAGGTCACCTTTAAGGACCAGAAACGTTGGGATGCCATCAAAAACACCCACCAGAGCAAGCACCAGGTGGTCATTACCCTCCCTAAGATCACCAAGCCTAAGACGGTCAAGATTAACTCCGGCCCCCTGAACTTTAAAACCTCAACTCCCATTCAAAACTTTCAGGCCTCCAGTAACGGAAGTAATCTGACGCTGAACCAAGCGCACTTCAAAGTAACCAAGCTGGAAAGTGCCAACGGGGACGTGCGGAGTAAGGACAGCGACCTCGGGCAAACTTCAATTAAGTCCGCGAGTGGAGACGTCTACTTTAAAAACACCAAAGCGCAGTCCATCCAGATAGAATCCGGCAGTGGCGACGTTGCCTTTGAAAAGGTCGATGCCGACCGTCCCGTTAAGATTAACAGTAGCGCGGGCGACATTGCCCTGAACCAAACCAACTTAACCAAGGTTACGCTGAACTCCGGCAGTGGAGAAATTGAAACCCACGATCTAATCGCCAAGGACCTTACCCTGAACAGCGGTTCTGGTGACGTCACCATGACGAGCCAGAAGCCAGCCACGTACGACCGACTGAAACTGAACAGTGAATCCGGCGACGTGCAGATTAAAAATGCCAAGATTAACCACAGTAGCATTAATCCTGATGGTGGCGATTTGGACTTACAACACGTGTCCATCAAGCACAAAGAAGATCAGAATAACTAG
- a CDS encoding heavy metal translocating P-type ATPase, which produces MKPTEHSHEMQHMDHNMNMSSGSGMQMNHGSMNHGSMSMDMGGGHMMNMGNFKRRFWISLILAIPILLLSPFMGIVLPFQMTFPGSNWVVMILSTILFFYGGEPFFSGAQGELKAHAPAMMTLITMGISVAYLYSLYSFVIKTFINPKAHVMDFFWELASLIVIMLLGHWIEMGAVTNAGNALQKMAALLPDTAYLITTGDQTKDVPVSELQTKQVVVVQPGEKIPADGQVVSGSSAVNEALVTGEAKAVTKQPGSKVIGGSVNGDGSLHVEVTATSSDGYLSQVIKLVQQAQKEKSKSETLANRVARWLFYAALIIGILALVVWTIISGFSVGLERMVTVLVIACPHALGLAVPLVIARSTSIGAQNGLLVRNRQALEEVKHLDYVFMDKTGTLTKGVFQLNDLISTSDLSKQELLNLFADVQANSSHPLATGLVSEAKKQGLTITPATDMQAIQGVGVTGTVNGKFYQIVTAKYLDEHHLPYDRNQFETLAGAGNSVSYLIQAQQVLGLTAQGDVLRPESHRLMQQLQRMHIKPVMLTGDNKLAAQRVAHELGDIEYHAELLPQDKEQVIAKTQAQGNDVMMVGDGINDAPSLSRANIGVAIGAGTDVAIDSADVVLVRSDPEDIINFLDLAKATNRKMVENLWWGAGYNIIAMPLAAGILAPIGIVLSPAVGAIIMSLSTVIVAANALTLHLKKEN; this is translated from the coding sequence ATGAAACCAACAGAACACAGCCACGAGATGCAGCACATGGATCACAACATGAACATGTCATCAGGGAGTGGCATGCAGATGAACCACGGCTCGATGAACCACGGTTCCATGTCAATGGACATGGGCGGTGGTCACATGATGAACATGGGCAACTTTAAGCGACGATTTTGGATTTCCCTTATTTTAGCGATTCCAATCCTATTATTGTCACCCTTCATGGGGATTGTTTTGCCCTTTCAAATGACGTTCCCTGGTTCTAACTGGGTGGTAATGATTCTTTCAACGATTCTTTTCTTCTATGGGGGAGAACCATTCTTCTCAGGCGCACAGGGAGAACTAAAGGCGCACGCCCCAGCGATGATGACGCTAATTACGATGGGGATTTCGGTGGCCTACCTCTACAGTTTATACTCGTTTGTCATCAAAACCTTTATTAATCCCAAGGCCCACGTGATGGACTTCTTCTGGGAATTAGCCAGCTTGATTGTGATTATGCTGTTAGGGCATTGGATTGAAATGGGTGCGGTGACGAACGCTGGGAATGCGCTGCAAAAAATGGCCGCCTTATTACCAGACACGGCCTACTTAATCACGACGGGCGACCAAACCAAGGACGTGCCGGTGAGTGAACTGCAAACGAAGCAGGTCGTTGTGGTTCAACCAGGCGAAAAGATTCCGGCCGATGGTCAAGTCGTTTCTGGTTCCAGTGCGGTCAACGAAGCACTGGTAACGGGGGAAGCCAAGGCGGTTACCAAACAACCCGGGAGCAAGGTGATCGGTGGTTCCGTGAACGGTGACGGTAGTTTGCACGTTGAAGTGACCGCCACGAGCAGTGACGGATACTTGTCCCAGGTTATTAAGTTAGTACAACAGGCCCAAAAGGAAAAATCAAAGTCCGAAACGCTTGCCAATCGGGTTGCCCGCTGGCTCTTCTACGCGGCTTTAATCATTGGGATTTTAGCACTGGTAGTATGGACCATTATCAGCGGCTTTAGCGTGGGATTGGAACGGATGGTTACGGTCCTCGTAATCGCTTGTCCCCACGCCCTTGGTTTGGCAGTCCCCCTCGTGATTGCCCGGAGTACCTCAATTGGAGCCCAAAACGGGTTGCTAGTTAGAAACCGGCAGGCCTTAGAAGAAGTTAAACACTTAGACTACGTTTTCATGGATAAGACCGGAACCCTGACCAAGGGGGTCTTCCAACTAAACGATTTGATTAGTACGAGTGACCTATCGAAGCAGGAGCTGTTAAACCTGTTTGCCGACGTGCAAGCGAACTCCAGCCATCCCTTGGCAACCGGCTTGGTTAGTGAAGCCAAAAAGCAGGGCTTAACCATCACGCCCGCCACTGACATGCAAGCCATTCAAGGGGTCGGGGTAACCGGAACGGTCAACGGCAAGTTCTACCAGATTGTGACGGCCAAGTACTTGGACGAACACCACTTGCCATATGATCGGAATCAGTTTGAAACCCTCGCGGGAGCTGGAAACTCAGTCAGCTACCTGATCCAAGCACAGCAGGTGTTGGGCTTAACGGCGCAAGGAGACGTGTTGCGGCCGGAGTCGCACCGGTTGATGCAACAACTGCAACGGATGCACATTAAACCTGTGATGTTAACGGGTGATAATAAGTTAGCAGCGCAACGAGTGGCGCATGAACTAGGTGACATTGAATACCACGCCGAACTCTTGCCCCAGGATAAGGAACAGGTCATTGCCAAGACGCAAGCCCAGGGGAATGACGTGATGATGGTTGGAGACGGAATTAACGATGCCCCGAGTCTCTCCCGGGCGAACATTGGGGTGGCGATTGGAGCCGGAACCGATGTGGCCATTGATTCCGCGGACGTCGTGTTAGTCCGTAGTGATCCGGAAGATATCATCAACTTCTTAGACCTGGCCAAGGCTACGAACCGCAAGATGGTGGAAAACCTCTGGTGGGGAGCTGGTTACAACATTATCGCCATGCCCCTAGCAGCCGGAATCCTGGCTCCGATTGGGATTGTCCTCTCTCCCGCAGTGGGAGCAATCATCATGTCGCTATCAACGGTGATTGTGGCTGCCAATGCGTTGACGTTACATTTGAAAAAAGAAAATTAA
- a CDS encoding CopY/TcrY family copper transport repressor: protein MPVDITPAEWKIMRLLWSLGPSSTTEIITELQQQSDWTASTIKTLLRRLCAKDLLTTTKDGRQFMYHPQVSEQLAMNDTAEALFSQLCEMHKGQVLLDLVNKTEISRADIEALQAKLAAKLPTAPEEVDCNCLPTRQSSCHEHEKE from the coding sequence GTGCCGGTGGACATTACCCCGGCAGAATGGAAGATTATGCGGTTACTGTGGTCGTTAGGCCCCAGCTCGACGACGGAAATTATTACGGAATTGCAACAACAGTCGGACTGGACGGCGTCGACCATTAAAACCTTACTGCGGCGCTTATGTGCCAAGGACCTGTTGACCACGACGAAAGATGGCCGCCAGTTTATGTATCATCCGCAGGTGAGTGAACAGCTCGCCATGAACGACACGGCGGAAGCCCTGTTTAGCCAACTCTGTGAGATGCATAAGGGGCAGGTGCTTCTTGATTTAGTTAATAAGACCGAGATTAGCCGGGCAGACATCGAGGCGTTACAGGCCAAACTAGCCGCGAAGTTACCGACGGCTCCTGAAGAAGTTGACTGTAACTGCCTGCCGACGCGGCAATCGTCCTGTCATGAACACGAAAAGGAGTAG
- the coaA gene encoding type I pantothenate kinase, translated as MENFVRYDKQAWADLYPTTLQPIAPQTLEHLKAFHDQVAMTDVQQVYMPLIQLLRGAFDAYRQWQQHKSAFFHQPARTIPFIIGISGSVAVGKSTTAQLLQDLLTELLPNQTTQLVTTDGFLYPTKTLQAKGLLARKGFPESYDLPRLINFLLQVKAGEPLVKAPVYSHQTYDLVPDEFTAVRQPDVLIVEGINTLQQPATAHRYVSDFMDFAIYIDADPKLIETWYLKRFQKLLQTAFTDPDNYFYRYTQADPEQALAHARHTWATVNLPNLRDYILPTRDRANLIIHKGQRHLIDRLYLRNY; from the coding sequence ATGGAAAACTTTGTTAGGTATGATAAGCAAGCCTGGGCTGATCTATATCCCACCACCCTGCAACCGATTGCTCCCCAGACGCTCGAGCACCTGAAGGCGTTTCATGATCAGGTGGCGATGACTGACGTGCAACAGGTCTACATGCCTCTGATTCAGCTATTGCGGGGGGCGTTTGATGCCTATCGGCAGTGGCAACAACACAAAAGCGCCTTTTTCCACCAACCGGCCCGCACGATTCCCTTTATCATTGGAATTTCTGGGAGCGTGGCGGTCGGGAAATCAACGACGGCGCAGTTGTTACAGGATTTGTTAACGGAACTATTGCCGAACCAGACTACCCAGTTGGTTACCACTGACGGCTTTTTGTACCCGACGAAGACGTTACAAGCTAAGGGCTTGTTAGCGCGCAAGGGCTTTCCGGAAAGTTACGATTTACCGCGGTTAATCAACTTTTTACTGCAGGTGAAGGCTGGGGAACCACTGGTGAAGGCGCCGGTCTATTCCCATCAGACCTATGATCTGGTCCCAGATGAATTCACCGCGGTGCGGCAACCGGACGTTTTAATCGTAGAGGGGATTAACACCCTCCAGCAGCCGGCCACCGCCCACCGGTACGTGAGCGATTTTATGGATTTTGCGATCTACATTGATGCCGACCCGAAGTTGATTGAAACGTGGTATCTGAAGCGGTTCCAAAAACTGTTGCAGACCGCCTTTACAGATCCAGATAACTATTTTTATCGCTACACTCAAGCTGATCCGGAACAGGCCCTGGCGCACGCCCGTCATACCTGGGCCACCGTTAATTTACCCAACCTCCGCGATTACATTTTGCCAACCAGAGATCGCGCTAATTTGATCATTCATAAGGGGCAGCGGCATCTGATTGACCGCTTGTACCTGCGTAATTACTAA
- the helD gene encoding RNA polymerase recycling motor HelD: MGAEQDQIRQAEQQHLDFVRQQLKVAKRQTATTIMKAKQGQQELEDNFYDDVRLKTSTYEGQLETGVSVRQQQQMLEQRQTRWQSATRDMQTLQKLDQNAYFARVDLQEQGESESERLYIGLASFVDPDHPDQYLIYDWRAPISSVYYDSGIGKLTYDAPSGPQQVDVSLKRELQIKAGRVTQVFDTDEAVGDRLLLENLKHQSDTKMKSIVTTIQQEQNAIIRDTSSDLLFVQGVAGSGKTAAVLQRVAYLLYRYRGKLTPGQVILFSPNQLFNDYINQVLPELGEQNMVQMTYYQFMRRRVPRLTVETLEQRFDESLTDETQNVTTLKNSLAMFNAVNRYATSLNQTGADFRNIKFQGESFISKEQIAEIYRSFNANYNLRNRLAATKKELFHILNRRIAAETKQRWVEEAVEGLTSDQIDMLYARAGRTRTDTDQDYRFLAKQLVTAAFAKVRQQIKHNRFFNINQQFVDYLRAVPQLVQLADWHVTPQEWQASVRATVDRFQAGTISMTDVSIYLLLFDLVTGKRPDLKMRYLFVDEVQDYTPFQLAYLQWNYPRAKFTVLGDLNQAIFTRDSSQTLMTDLQQLFDPERMRVIKLLKSYRSTAQITNFTKQLLPDGAEIEAYARQGELPIIAITKTKHQALQTLVSTIKRNNQAHDTTAVIGKTLAECQQLAAALKTAGVSATLLQTENQRLVNGVVIVPAYLAKGLEFDAVVMWNGSAANYPDKSFDKLVYTICTRAMHRLTVISISTPSPLFASVSPETYRLVKE; encoded by the coding sequence ATGGGAGCAGAGCAGGATCAGATTCGACAGGCAGAACAGCAGCATTTAGACTTTGTCCGCCAGCAACTGAAGGTGGCAAAACGCCAAACGGCCACCACAATTATGAAGGCCAAGCAGGGTCAACAGGAACTGGAGGACAACTTTTATGATGACGTCCGCTTAAAGACCAGTACCTACGAAGGTCAGCTGGAAACCGGGGTGTCGGTGCGCCAACAGCAACAAATGTTGGAACAACGTCAAACCCGATGGCAATCGGCAACTAGGGACATGCAGACGTTACAAAAATTGGATCAGAACGCCTACTTTGCCCGGGTCGACCTTCAAGAACAGGGTGAAAGTGAGTCCGAACGTTTGTACATTGGGCTCGCGTCCTTTGTCGATCCAGATCATCCCGACCAGTATTTAATCTATGACTGGCGGGCGCCCATTAGTAGTGTGTACTACGACAGTGGAATTGGAAAGCTGACCTATGACGCTCCTAGTGGCCCCCAACAGGTGGATGTCTCGTTAAAACGCGAACTCCAAATTAAAGCCGGACGGGTGACCCAGGTCTTTGATACCGATGAGGCGGTCGGGGACCGGTTGTTGTTAGAAAACCTCAAACACCAGTCCGATACCAAGATGAAGAGCATCGTGACGACCATCCAGCAGGAACAAAATGCGATTATTCGAGACACCAGTTCCGATTTGTTGTTCGTGCAGGGGGTCGCTGGGTCGGGAAAAACGGCCGCGGTGCTCCAGCGGGTGGCTTATTTGCTCTATCGCTACCGGGGCAAGCTGACGCCCGGTCAGGTAATTCTGTTTTCCCCGAACCAGCTGTTTAATGACTACATTAACCAGGTGTTGCCCGAACTAGGGGAGCAAAACATGGTACAGATGACCTACTACCAGTTTATGCGGCGGCGGGTGCCCCGCTTAACGGTCGAAACCCTCGAGCAGCGGTTCGACGAAAGCCTAACCGATGAAACCCAGAACGTGACGACCTTGAAAAACAGCTTAGCCATGTTTAACGCGGTCAACCGGTATGCCACCAGCCTAAACCAGACGGGGGCGGACTTTCGCAACATTAAGTTTCAGGGAGAAAGCTTCATTTCGAAGGAACAGATTGCGGAAATTTATCGCAGTTTCAACGCCAACTATAACCTCAGAAACCGACTCGCGGCGACCAAAAAGGAGTTGTTCCACATTTTGAACCGGCGGATTGCCGCAGAGACAAAGCAACGGTGGGTGGAAGAGGCGGTTGAGGGCTTAACCTCCGACCAGATTGACATGTTGTACGCCCGGGCTGGTCGGACCCGGACGGATACCGATCAAGACTACCGCTTCTTAGCTAAACAGTTGGTAACCGCGGCGTTTGCCAAGGTGCGGCAGCAAATCAAACACAACCGGTTTTTCAACATTAACCAACAGTTTGTGGACTACCTCCGCGCCGTTCCCCAGCTAGTTCAGCTGGCGGATTGGCACGTCACTCCCCAGGAATGGCAGGCCAGCGTGCGTGCGACCGTGGACCGGTTTCAAGCCGGGACAATCAGCATGACGGATGTTTCCATCTACCTGCTCCTCTTTGATTTGGTCACTGGAAAACGTCCCGATCTAAAAATGCGCTACCTATTTGTGGATGAAGTTCAGGACTACACGCCCTTTCAGTTGGCGTACTTACAATGGAATTACCCCCGGGCCAAGTTTACGGTGCTCGGTGATTTAAACCAGGCCATCTTTACCCGCGATAGCAGTCAAACCCTGATGACCGACCTCCAACAGCTCTTTGATCCGGAGCGGATGCGGGTCATTAAACTGCTGAAATCCTATCGTTCGACCGCGCAGATCACGAACTTTACGAAGCAATTGCTACCAGATGGAGCAGAGATTGAAGCATATGCCCGCCAGGGTGAGTTACCAATCATAGCGATTACTAAGACCAAACACCAGGCGTTGCAGACGCTCGTTTCGACCATCAAACGCAACAACCAGGCCCACGATACGACGGCTGTGATTGGCAAAACGCTTGCCGAGTGCCAGCAGTTAGCCGCGGCCCTTAAAACGGCGGGCGTTTCGGCAACTTTATTACAGACCGAAAACCAACGATTAGTGAACGGAGTGGTGATTGTACCGGCCTACCTCGCCAAGGGACTGGAATTTGATGCCGTGGTGATGTGGAATGGTTCGGCGGCAAACTATCCGGACAAATCCTTCGATAAGTTGGTTTACACCATCTGTACCCGGGCCATGCACCGGTTGACGGTGATTAGCATTTCGACGCCGTCGCCCCTCTTTGCTTCTGTTTCACCGGAAACGTACCGGCTAGTAAAGGAGTAG